In Ascochyta rabiei chromosome 18, complete sequence, one DNA window encodes the following:
- a CDS encoding ATP-binding cassette transporter snq2: MENSNVPLNHSTAREETEGKTYEYIHPDRHHIKSDNESARTASVYGETTRNPEYVNEKGASQVKGGIAVQRAEAEFAQLSKELSRTSGISRRMSRVQSHSHKAHTTTDVEKAVDGSSVSSEEAFDLEKTLRGNRDEEEAAGIKSKRIGVVWDGLTVSGIGGVKNYVKTFPDSFVSFFNVFATAQSLLGLGKKGKEFDILKDFKGVLKPGEMCLVLGRPGSGCTTFLKVISNQRFGYTKIDGNVLYGPFESHFFEKRYRGEAVYCEEDENHHPTLTVGQTLDFALETKVPGKRPAGLSRQAFKEKVIDMMLKMFNIEHTKNTVVGNPFVRGVSGGERKRVSIAETMITGASLMSWDNSTRGLDASTAVDYARSLRTLTNIYKTTTFVSLYQASENIYKCFDKVLVIDSGRQVYFGPADEARAYFEGLGFLEKPRQTTPDYLTGCTDIFEREYKVGRDETNVPSTPEALAEAFNKSEVASRLATEMSQYHASMEEEKHVYDDFQIAVKEGKRHASNKSVYSIPFHLQVWALAKRQFLLKWQDKFSLVVSWFTSLVVAIIIGTVWLDLPDTSAGAFTRGGVLFIALLFNAFQAFSELGSTMLGRPIVNKHRAFTFHRPSALWIAQIGVDLVFAAAQIMVFSIIVYFMTGLARDAGAFFTFFLMITTGYLAMTLFFRTVGCLCPDFDVAIRLAAAIITLFVLTSGYLIQWQSEQVWLRWIFYINALGLGFAALMLNEFSRVDLTCADTSLVPSGPGYTDINAQVCTLPGSVAGSYIVRGRDYVSSSFSWHVGDLWMYWGICVALIIGFLFANAFLGEFVKWGAGGRTVTFFVKEDQELQELNTKLREKKDRRNRKQEGADDSSELNIASKAILTWEDLTYDVPVPSGELRLLKHIYGYVKPGQLTALMGASGAGKTTLLDVLANRKNIGVIGGDKLIDGKPPGVSFQRGTAYAEQLDVHEPAATVREALRFSANLRQPYETPQAEKYAYVEEVIALLEMEDIADAIIGDPETGLAVEQRKRVTIGVELAAKPELLLFLDEPTSGLDSQSAFNIVRFLRKLAAAGQAILCTIHQPNSALFENFDRLLLLQRGGQCVYFGDIGKDAHVLLEYFHRHGADCPPAANPAEWMLDAVGAGSAPRIGDKDWADVWTDSEEFAQVKRDIISMKEQRLQEVGSAEPVEQKEYATPLMFQIKLVNKRMNLSFWRTPNYGFTRFFNHVIIALLTGLMYLQVDDSRASLQYRVFIIFQVTVLPALILAQVEPKYAIARMISFREQMSKAYTTFPFALSMVVAEMPYSIICSVAFFVPLYYIPGLNSESSRAGYQFFIVLVTEIFSVTLGQAIAALTPSPFIAAYVNPFIVIIFALFCGVTIPKPQIPKFWRVWLYELNPFTRLIGGMVVTELHNLPVKCTSSEFNQFRAPDGQTCGEYMSDFFANGAPGYLLDEAANLCNYCAYKVGDEFFIPLGYSFDNRWRDLGIFIAFIFSNLAILFVAAKFLNFNRR; this comes from the exons ATGGAGAACTCCAACGTGCCACTGAACCACTCAACCGCCCGTGAGGAGACCGAGGGGAAAACATACGAGTACATCCACCCGGATCGCCACCACATCAAGAGCGACAATGAAAGCGCCAGGACTGCCTCAGTCTATGGTGAGACTACACGCAACCCTGAGTACGTCAATGAGAAGGGTGCCAGCCAAGTCAAGGGCGGTATCGCCGTTCAACGGGCCGAGGCCGAGTTCGCTCAATTGTCCAAGGAGCTATCGCGCACGAGTGGCATCTCACGCCGCATGAGCCGTGTACAGAGTCACAGCCACAAGGCCCACACTACCACCGACGTCGAAAAGGCTGTCGATGGGTCCAGCGTCTCGTCTGAAGAGGCTTTTGACCTGGAGAAGACATTGCGCGGTAACCGCGATGAGGAAGAGGCTGCAGGAATCAAGTCCAAGCGCATTGGCGTTGTGTGGGATGGTCTGACTGTTAGCGGTATTGGTGGCGTGAAGAACTATGTCAAG ACTTTTCCTGATTCATTCGTTTCTTTCTTCAATGTCTTCGCGACTGCTCAGAGCTTACTGGGCCTTGGCAAGAAGGGCAAGGAGTTTGATATCTTGAAGGACTTCAAGGGTGTACTCAAGCCCGGTGAGATGTGCTTGGTCCTCGGTCGTCCCGGCAGCGGTTGCACTACTTTCCTCAAGGTTATCAGTAACCAGCGATTTGGGTACACCAAAATCGACGGCAACGTTCTATACGGTCCTTTCGAGTCGCACTTCTTCGAGAAGCGGTATCGTGGTGAAGCAGTCTACTGTGAGGAAGACGAGAATCACCACCCTACTCTTACTGTCGGCCAGACACTCGACTTCGCTCTTGAGACAAAGGTTCCTGGCAAGCGCCCAGCTGGTCTATCGCGGCAAGCCTTCAAGGAAAAGGTCATCGACATGATGCTGAAGATGTTCAACATTGAACACACCAAAAACACCGTTGTCGGTAACCCTTTCGTTCGTGGTGTATCGGGTGGCGAGCGGAAGCGTGTCTCCATCGCAGAGACCATGATCACGGGTGCATCACTCATGTCCTGGGACAACTCCACCCGTGGACTCGATGCTTCCACGGCTGTCGACTACGCACGATCGTTACGCACGCTCACCAACATTTACAAGACAACCACGTTTGTTTCGCTTTACCAGGCTTCTGAGAATATTTACAAATGCTTTGACAAAGTCTTGGTCATTGACAGTGGACGTCAAGTTTACTTCGGTCCCGCTGACGAAGCGCGAGCCTACTTTGAGGGTCTCGGATTCCTCGAGAAGCCTCGCCAGACCACACCCGATTACCTGACGGGCTGTACCGATATATTTGAACGAGAGTACAAGGTTGGCCGAGATGAGACCAATGTCCCATCCACCCCCGAAGCTCTCGCCGAGGCGTTCAACAAGTCCGAAGTAGCCTCTCGACTAGCAACAGAGATGTCCCAGTACCACGCTTCCATGGAAGAGGAGAAGCACGTCTACGATGACTTCCAGATCGCTGTCAAGGAGGGTAAGCGTCACGCCTCGAACAAGTCGGTTTACTCGATCCCATTCCACCTTCAGGTCTGGGCTCTGGCTAAGCGGCAATTCTTGCTCAAGTGGCAGGACAAGTTCTCTCTCGTTGTTTCCTGGTTCACATCCCTTGTCGTCGCCATCATCATCGGTACTGTCTGGCTCGATCTCCCGGACACCTCTGCTGGCGCCTTCACCCGTGGTGGTGTCCTGTTCATTGCTCTTCTGTTCAACGCTTTCCAGGCCTTCTCTGAGCTCGGAAGTACTATGTTGGGTCGTCCGATTGTCAACAAGCACCGTGCATTCACCTTTCACCGACCTTCCGCCCTATGGATTGCACAAATTGGAGTGGATCTCGTTTTCGCCGCCGCTCAGATCATGGTTTTCTCCATCATTGTGTACTTCATGACAGGTCTAGCTAGAGATGCTGGTGCATTCTTCACCTTCTTCCTTATGATCACAACGGGATATCTCGCCATGACGCTGTTCTTCCGAACTGTAGGCTGTCTATGTCCTGATTTTGATGTGGCTATCCGTCTCGCCGCGGCCATCATCACCCTTTTTGTGCTGACTTCCGGATACTTGATCCAGTGGCAGTCTGAGCAAGTCTGGTTGCGATGGATCTTCTACATCAATGCACTCGGCCTTGGCTTTGCCGCTCTGATGCTTAACGAGTTTTCTCGAGTCGACTTGACTTGCGCTGATACTTCGCTTGTTCCCTCCGGTCCAGGCTACACCGATATCAACGCTCAAGTCTGCACGCTTCCAGGTTCTGTTGCTGGCTCGTACATCGTCCGCGGTCGTGACTACGTTTCGTCATCGTTCTCTTGGCACGTTGGTGACCTGTGGATGTACTGGGGAATCTGCGTTGCCTTGATTATTGGCTTCCTTTTTGCCAACGCTTTTCTCGGAGAGTTTGTCAAATGGGGTGCTGGAGGCCGTACTGTTACCTTCTTCGTCAAGGAAGACCAGGAATTGCAGGAGCTGAACACCAAACTCCGCGAAAAAAAGGACAGGCGTAACCGCAAGCAAGAGGGTGCAGATGACAGCTCCGAGCTTAACATCGCCTCAAAGGCCATTCTGACCTGGGAAGATCTCACATACGACGTGCCCGTTCCATCTGGCGAGCTTCGGTTGCTCAAGCACATCTATGGATACGTCAAACCTGGCCAACTCACAGCGCTCATGGGCGCTTCAGGTGCAGGAAAGACTACGCTTCTCGACGTGCTCGCAAACCGCAAGAATATTGGTGTCATTGGTGGTGACAAGCTCATCGACGGCAAGCCTCCTGGTGTTTCCTTCCAGCGTGGAACTGCGTACGCCGAACAGCTTGACGTCCATGAACCCGCCGCAACCGTGCGAGAGGCCCTCCGGTTTTCTGCCAATCTCCGCCAGCCATACGAAACACCACAAGCTGAGAAGTACGCCTACGTCGAAGAAGTCATTGCTCTCTTGGAGATGGAGGACATTGCCGATGCTATCATTGGCGATCCTGAGACTGGTCTTGCTGTTGAGCAGCGCAAACGTGTGACAATCGGTGTTGAACTCGCAGCCAAGCCTGAGTTACTCCTCTTTCTTGACGAACCCACGTCCGGTCTCGACTCTCAGAGTGCATTTAACATCGTTCGTTTCCTCCGTAAACTGGCTGCCGCCGGTCAGGCCATTTTGTGTACCATTCATCAGCCGAACTCTGCCCTTTTCGAGAACTTCGATCGTCTCCTGCTTCTCCAGCGTGGTGGCCAGTGTGTTTACTTCGGTGACATTGGCAAGGATGCTCACGTTCTTCTCGAGTACTTCCACCGCCACGGTGCTGATTGCCCGCCCGCTGCCAACCCGGCCGAATGGATGCTTGACGCTGTAGGCGCTGGTTCTGCTCCCCGCATTGGCGACAAGGACTGGGCTGATGTCTGGACTGACTCTGAAGAATTCGCACAGGTCAAGCGTGATATCATCTCCATGAAGGAGCAGCGTCTACAGGAAGTCGGGTCTGCCGAGCCTGTCGAGCAGAAGGAGTACGCCACACCTCTGATGTTCCAAATCAAGTTGGTGAACAAGCGCATGAACCTCTCCTTCTGGCGAACACCCAACTACGGCTTTACCCGTTTCTTCAATCACGTCATTATCGCCCTATTGACAGGTTTGATGTACTTGCAGGTTGACGACTCGCGTGCCTCGCTGCAATACCGCGTCTTCATCATCTTCCAAGTCACCGTTCTCCCGGCCCTCATTCTTGCCCAGGTCGAACCCAAGTACGCCATTGCTCGTATGATCTCCTTCCGCGAGCAGATGTCCAAGGCGTATACGACTTTCCCCTTCGCTCTCTCCATGGTTGTCGCCGAGATGCCTTACAGCATCATTTGCTCTGTCGCCTTCTTCGTTCCCCTGTACTACATCCCTGGCCTCAACTCTGAGTCGTCCCGCGCAGGATACCAATTCTTCATTGTTCTGGTCACCGAGATCTTCTCAGTCACCCTCGGTCAGGCCATCGCCGCACTTACTCCCTCGCCCTTCATTGCGGCTTACGTCAACCCTttcatcgtcatcatcttCGCCCTCTTCTGCGGTGTAACGATCCCCAAGCCCCAGATCCCCAAATTCTGGCGCGTCTGGCTTTACGAACTCAACCCCTTTACACGTTTGATTGGTGGTATGGTCGTCACTGAACTCCACAACCTGCCCGTTAAGTGCACCTCGAGCGAATTCAATCAATTCCGTGCTCCAGACGGCCAGACTTGTGGAGAGTACATGAGCGATTTCTTCGCCAACGGCGCGCCTGGGTACCTCCTCGATGAGGCCGCCAACCTTTGCAATTACTGCGCCTACAAGGTTGGTGACGAGTTCTTCATCCCGCTCGGCTACTCGTTCGACAACAGGTGGAGAGACCTTGGCATTTTCATCGCTTTCATCTTCAGCAACTTGGCCATTTTGTTTGTGGCTGCCAAATTCCTGAACTTCAACCGTCGTTAA